The genomic stretch TAGAGCGTGGTGAGAAGTTGTTAGAAGAAATTCTGGCAAAGCCTGAAGTAAAAGCTAGCAAAACTATTTCGGGTGTTGATGCCTTCACTCTTTATGATACCTACGGATTCCCTCTTGAGTTAACTCAAGAGATTGCCGAAGAGGAAGGTTTCAGCGTTGATGCCGATGGCTTTGAATCCGAAATGAAGAAGCAACAGGAGCGATCGCAAGCTGCCCATGAAGATATTGATTTACTAGCAAAAGACAACTGGGTAAATATCGCTAAGGAAATCGGTAAGACGGAATTTCTTGGCTATACAGAACTCAGTAGCACCGCTACGGTCAAAGCAATTCTAGTCAATGGCGAACTCACGAAAAAGGCGATCGCAGGCAGTAAAGTCCAAATCGTGCTGGATCGGACTCCCTTCTATGCGGAGTCTGGCGGACAGGTTGGTGATAGGGGTTATCTTGCCATTGGTGAAGCGATAGCTAAAATTAGTGATGTGCAAAAGCAAGCTGATTTATTTATCCATATTGGACAAATTGAACGCGGCGAAATTGCGGTCGGTGATAGTGTCAATGCTCAAATCGCCCTATCCGAGCGCCGCCGCATCCAAGCTCACCATACCGCTACCCACCTATTACAATCAGCCCTGAAGAAAATCGTTGATTCTAACGTTTCTCAAGCAGGTTCTCTCGTGGATAGCGATCGCCTCCGCTTTGACTTCAATCTCAATCGTGCCGTCACCGCCGAAGAAATCCAGCAAATCGAACTCCAAATCAATAACTGGATTGCAGAAGCCCATGACTCTGTAATTGAAGTATTACCCATCGCTCAAGCCAAAGCGAAAGGTGCGATCGCCATGTTTGGTGAAAAGTATGGTGCTGAAGTCCGCGTGATGGATATTCCTAACGTATCGATGGAACTTTGCGGTGGTACGCACGTTAAGAACACCAGCGAAATCGGTGTATTCAAAATCATTTCTGAAACTGGTGTTGCCTCAGGTGTGCGCCGCATCGAAGCGATCGCAGGTCAAGCAGTTCTAGAATATCTAACCGTACGTGACAACATCACCAAGGACTTAAGTGATCGCTTTAAAATTAAGCCCGAAGAAATTAGCGATCGAATTACAGGTTTGCAGAATGAGTTGAAAAATTCCCAAAAAGAAGTAGAAACTCTCAAGCAACAACTTGCCCTAGTCAAAGCTGATAGCCTTCTGACTGAAACTCAACCCGTTGGCGATTTCAAGGTCTTGGTAGCCCAACTCCCTGACATTGAAGCCGAAGCTTTAAAATCTGCCGCTGAAAAACTCTCTGCGAAACTCGGCAACAGTGCCGTAGTTCTCGGCTCCTTCACAGAAGATGGCAAAGTAACCTTGGTTGCTTCCTTCAGTAAAGAGGTCAATGCTAAAGGCTTACAAGCTGGCAAATTTATCGGTGCGATCGCCAAAATCTGCGGCGGCGGCGGCGGCGGTCGTCCGAACCTCGCCCAAGCAGGTGGCAAAGATGCGAGCAAATTGCCAGAAGCTCTAGAAGCTGCGGAATCTCAGTTAAAACAAGCGCTCAGTAATTCTTAAAGTCCATACCAGCGATCACTTTCCATGTTTTTTCAGTAAAATCAATTTGTAAATCTCCAGACTAGTATTTTGTCCAAAAAAACATCTAAGCAACCACCTAATCCTTTAACCAAATGGCTAGCGTTAAATTGGGATCGTCCAGAGAGATCGTATAATCCCGATGTGCGTGATTTTTTGGCGGAATTACTGCGCTATCCGAAAGATTGTGTGGTGACTGAAGATAAAGTAACTGGCGGCTATCCTGATATTAAATTACTCACGCTCGAAAAAATGGCTTGGGTGGTGGGAGATTTAAAAAAAGATGATTCAGAGTTAACTATCGATCATGGTCGGCACAAGCTATGGCATCAAAAATCTAAGTATGTTGAAGGCTTGACTCGCTATGTTTTGTTTCTGACAGCACATTATCTTTGGGTGGTTTTACCAACTGGTGATACGGTTGTCGGTTTTGAAGAGCCTTTGGATTTAACGGCGATCTCTTTTAGTGAATTACAGGACAAGCTTAATTTCCTAAGTTACGAACAGGCAAACCACAATAATCTATGGGCAACATTTATCGAAGGTCAACTGCCATATATTTATCTAAAACTGGATGATGAGCAGGCTCTTGAGCGTTTACGTCAAGATTTACAGGCTAGTTTTACAGAATTAACTATTTCCGCAGAGCAGGCGATCGCCTCATTAGCCAATGAATATACACAATTTCAGCATCAAGAACAGGAAATAGAGCGTAATCTGGTGTATGCCAGTCAAGATGCTCAACGCCGTGCCAAAGTTCGCTTAAAGTTTAAATCTGATTTTCATCGTCATCTTTTTGAAGAAATTCTGCCCCGCTTTGAAGATCAGTATGGAAGGGATATCAATGCCAAAAGTAATCAAATTAAAGAACGGATTCGGGAATCTTTTGTCGCTGACTCAGTGGCTGTGTTAGTGGCGCGAGTCTTATTTTTGCGATTAGTTGAAGATTTAGAATTAACCAAAAAACGCAAACTTTCTAATGGCGGTCCTCGTGACTGGGCGGATTTTGTTGATTATTTGACAGGAGACGCTAAAGCGCTGGTACAACTAGTTGCTGAGGATGCAGGGCGACTATATCATGAGCCGTTTGAGCAGGGTCTATTTGACTGGATCTATGAAACTAATGGTGCGTTAGATGAATCGTTGCAACGATTGATCATTCGATTTAATGCCTACGATTTTGCGGGCTTATCTGAAGAGATTTTAGGTGATATCTATCAAAGTTTTTTACCGCCAGCGAAACGCAAACGTCTCGGTGAGTTTTATACACCAACCGCTTTAGTGGATTGGATCTTGGAACAGACAATTTTTAGTCATGGTGATGGGAAATTGCTTGATCCTTCCTGTGGTAGTGGTTCGTTTTTAGTACGCTATGTCCATCGCTGTTTACAGGAATCAAGAAACAGAGGTATATCGATTAATGATTCTCATAATCCGATTGTCAGGGATCTGCAAACCAATGTATGGGGCTTTGACTTAAATCCCTTTGCCGCTTTTATCAGCCATTTTCAATTAATGTGGGCTTTAATTCGGTTCAAGCCATCAACGACAGATATTCCTAAAGTTCACATTTATAATTTAAATAGTCTACTGAAGGATGATGATTTAGTTCCATTTTTAGGTGAAGAATTCTTTCCCGATGGTTCCATTGAGCGCGATCGCCAACAGTGGAAATATATCGTAGGTAATCCGCCCTATATTCGTGCAGAACGGGTGAAGTATGGCGATGAAATGAAGGGCTTATGGAATCAGATTTGGGGTCAAAATGCTGATACTGGTTTAGTATTTCTCTATCGTGCCTTGACGGAGTCACTGGAATCTGGGGGTTGGTTGGGAATGGTGGTAAGTGGTGGCTATGCTAATTCTGAGGCAGCCGCTAAGATTTGGAAGTTACTATACCCAAATCGTGAAGCTTCCTTAAGAAAAATTGTCTGGTTGGAGTTTGCTGGCAAAATTTGGGATGCTAATGTAATTCCGATGTTGTTGATTATCGAAAAAGTTCCTGCTCAGGATAATGACAAAATTGAAATTTATGTGCCTGATCAAGCTTCTCAAACTTTATCCAAAAATTTATTAAAGTGCGATCGCCCAGTCAAGATTAGATACAAAGATTTCTTTGATGCTAAAGTCAGCCCCAGAATTACAGATATTAATCTCAGCGATTCGGCAGAAGGGCGATGGGGTAACTATCTATTGCCATTGCTGAAACCTAAAGATATTCCCATTCTCAAAAAACTATATCCAAGCAGCGATCGCGGCAAAATTGTCGAGTTAAAGCAAGCCGTAGAACCACAACTCAGCCGCAATAATCGTCCTTTCTGGTTTACCTATGGCATTCAACGGGGCGGTACAGAAGTTACAGAAGAACCAACAGGCGAAAATTCTGTTCAAGTTATTGCAGGGCGGAGTATTTCGATAGGATGGACAGGAGAATCGGTTGGCTGGGTTGACTTAGATATGGTTAGAGAACGACCATACGGCAAACTCAGTCTGTGGGCAGAAAAAATGCATGAAAAATTCTTAGTTGTAACTAATATTGGTTTAGTCCCCACAGCTTCGTTAGTTACTAACGGATCTATTGCTGCTGTTGATTCTTTGATTATCGCTTTACCGAAAGCTAATCTTGATCCTAAAATTGTTGTTACTTATATAAATAGCAAGTTAGCACGTTTTTATTACCTAGTTAGACTGCGTACAGGAGTATTAGCAGGATCATCTCGCGCTCACGTTTATCCTCGTGTTCTTGAGGCTATGCCTTGGGTAAAAAATCTAAATTCAAGTATTGAGCAAACTTTGGTTGATAATTACAATGAGTTGGCAAGATTAGCAGCGATCGCTAAAGATAACCCTGATGAATGGTTATTATCTGAAATTGAAAACTTAATTCAAGCTAGACGATATCGAATCACCGATCGCATTCTTGCGCTTAATTTAGTACATTGGACTGCTGAAGATATTCAAGCTGAAGAACTGAGACTAGATGATAGATTTATTCGTGCAGGTGAATCTTTCTTAGAATTATTAAATGCAGATTTAGCTGAATTAGTTTATAAACTTTTGATGTTAACTGCTGAGGAAGATACGCATATCTCTAAGTCAGTTATTCAGAAGTTAGTGGTTCCCCATAACTATGCTGAAGTGATTCAAACCTATAAACAAAAGGTGATTGACTTTCAAGAAGTTGAAGCCGATTTCTTTAGGGTTCTAGCCCGAATCGATCAAACTGTTTATGAAATGTTTGAACTCACCAAAGAAGAGCAAGCACATATCGAAAGCCGCTTATCGAGTTTTCCATTAAATAAATTGCAACCGCGCTATCCTTGGCAGACGGTTAAACCAAGACCGATTAAAGCCTATACCAGCGATCGCTTTGTCTAGATAATAATCATGGAATTAAAGAATCATGCTGACTAACATCAGAATGCTCATACAAGCTTGCAAAAAATCATCTATTGCCTACGAAATTTTGCATCCGAATCAGAATGTGGTTAAGGTCAAATTTGGCGATCGCGAATATTATTTCACTAACTACTCAACGCCTTTAACGTCGCAATCTGTTGCTGAGATTTTTAAAGACAAACAGTATTTTTATCAAATCTTTCAAGACGTAGTGAAGATGCCGCGCACGATATCTTTTATTTCTCCTTACTGTGATGAAAAGTATTTAGAGTATTTAGAATTTCCTTCTATCGATAAAATTATTAACGAGATAGAAAGAAATTTTGCGTTACCAGTTATTATCAAAAGAAATCGAGGATCGGGTGGAAATAACGTTTTTAAATGTACTAACTTACCAGAAATTCGCAAAGCTTTAGATCATATTTTCAACGTTAATAGTAAAAATTATGATTATGTAGCACTGGTACAAGAGCCTATCAATATTGTTAAAGAATATCGTTCTGTTTGCCTTAATCAAGAGCAAATAGTTTTATACGAAAAGGATATCTCTCAAGCAGTGTTTACAGGTAATCTCAGCCCATTGCATTGGGAAGGGGCAATCGCGAAACAAGTAAACGATGCTCAAGTTATACAGGCGATCGATCAATTCATTAAACCAATTTTTCAGAAAATGGCGATCGCCTATGTGGGTTTAGATGTTGCCTTGGATGATCAGGGTAATTACTGGTTGATTGAGGCGAACTCGCATCCGAATTTTGATATTTTCATTCGGGACAATGGCGAAGAAGCGATCGTGCAGCTTTTCCAAAAAGTCCTCGAATATTTAAAAACATAAAAAAGGGGCAGCGCTAAGCGCTGCCCCTTTTTTAATTAAAACTATAGCAAGCCAATTTGAGAAAGAATACCTTGACCAGTGAGCAACTCTGTCGCTAAACCGATAACGAAGCCAAGCATTGCAAGACGACCGTTCCAAGTTTCAGCGAAGTTATTAAAACCAAATTTGGGTTCTGTAGTGTCAGACATTGCAATTATCTCCTTTGTGTTTTGATTTTCAGACTTTAAAAATCTTTGCTTGAATTAATAATACTTTATATTTCTTAACACACCATACCACCTAGGGTAGATTCGATAAGGCTATCAGAGTCATTACCAAAGTAAATGATTAACAAGGGGCTTAAGTCCCTTGTCTAAAACTTGCATTTTCAAAGAGATAGGCGGCGCGAAGCGCCGCCTATCTCTTTTTGATAACAAAACAAAAGCTACCGAAATCTAGCGATCGCAGTAGCTTTTGCAAAAAATAAAAATGAATGAGAGCAATGGTAATAGCCAAGGCTATTAATTAGGCATCGTAAGTAGCCTTACCTGTAAACTTAACGCTTATAGGATTAGGGTTATCACCAATCTTGCGACCGACGCTATTAGCAGCAACGCGACCAGCATTCACCTTCTCAGGGAATACGCCATCTTGAGGATGGAGATACACTTGGTCACCATTTGGAAATTCGCGCCAAATTTTATAATTGGTGATCTTAAATTTACGCAACTGTGTACCTAAAGCAAGTGCTTGCTCTTTCTTTGCTAAGTAGAGTAAGTTGTCGCCCTTGACCATAGTTGCAGCGCCGCCAGTAGGAAGTTCAAATACTTGCTCTTTAGGGCTGTCCCAAGAGATCAGATACTTTTCTTCGGTAAAGGCTGCGTTGAGCAAACCACCTGTGCTACCGCCCCAGATAGGGGTTTTGCCAGTAGGTTTAGGAGCGGTAAAGCTCGCTGTTGCTTGTTCTTCTGACATTGAGATGTTCTCCCAAATTGCGTATACGCTTTTGATATCAAGTGCAAAGATATCATTTCTACATACCCCTGCTTCAAGCTTACTTAATGTTACTTTACGAAGCTTGACAAAACTTTTCTCAAAAAAACTCACGCGAAGTGGGAGCTTTTTTGAGTTAATTAGCTGGGCGCAATTAAGTATAAAACCCTAAAAGCTGTGGCGCACGCGCAGCGTGCGCCACAGCTTTTGGTTCTATTTTTTAATTATGCCTAGCTACTTAGGAGCTAATTAGTCTACTTAAATATCTTTCGATGAGGATCGCTGCCACAATGTCATCAATGGGACGGTCAGGCGATCGCATTCCACGGGGGACTAATTTCATTAAACCTGTTGCAGGATAAATGTCCCAAAATCTTTGTCGCGCCTCTTCACTACTATAACGCTCGTCTACAGTGATGATCCGCAAATCGGGGAATGATGCTTGCAACTTCGCTTTCCATTGCTTAGATGCGGTTTGATCGCCCATCACCATCAATGATATGGGGTAACTATCTAATAAGTTACCAACTTTAGCGATCGCCTCAGCGCTGGGGATAACTGCCTGAAAATGTAGCTTCCGATCTAAGCCCATGACAGCAACACCACATTTTTGTTTTCCGGGATCGAAACCTAGCAGCACAGATAGATATTCCTAAGTTAATAATTCGTAATTCGTAATTCGTAATTTTTGTTTACGTCGATGATGATTATATCTTTTGCGTAAATTCGTTGATGCCATTGCGGTAAGTTTCGCTCGAGTCTAGAAAGCCACCATTATGATCACCGCGCAATTTAACTAGTTTTTTCGGTGCATTGGCTACTTGAAAGTTTTTTTCGCCATGAGGAAACGGGATAATCTCATCCTCAGTGCTGTGAATGATTAATACAGGAATTTTGATATTCGGCAGGCGCTCAATGGAATTGTAGGAAAATTTTGATAATAGGCGAATTGGCAGGAATGGGTAAAGCTCGGCGGCGCGATCGCTAATTGAGGTAAAGGTCGAGGCAAGGATCAGCCCTGCTGCGAAATTTTGAGGATTTTGTTGAGCAGTAGTTTGGGCAATGTAGGAAGCGATCGCCCCACCTAGAGATTCGCCATAGATAATGATTTTTTGAGGTGGGATTTTGCGTTCTTGGGTGAGATATTGCCAAGCTGCCTCAACGTCTTTATAGGTTCCTTCTTCACTCGGCTGTCCTTCACTCTTGCCATAGCCGCGATAGTCAAATAAAAATGTGGCAAGTCCTAGGTCTTTAAATATCGGTAAATAGCTAACACGATTACCAATATTGCCACCATTACCATGACAAAATAAAATCACTGCTTTACCAATAGAGTTGTTGTCTTTTGCAGGTACAAACCAAGCAGATAAATTGACGTTATCTTTAGTAGTTAGTTGAATATCTTCAAATTTTAAGCCAATAGATTTTGGTGTTTCTAGGACATCTTTACTTGGCATAAATACCATATTTGCCTGTCCGAAATATAAGGCGATCGCTAAGCCAATATAAGCAAGAACAAGAACCCGAATCACTGGTAGCAAAAACTTCTGAAATATTTGAAATAATGGTTGCAAATTCTGGCTCATATTTCCTCTGTTATTAGCGATCACCGATCAAGTTTGTTGAAACAATTTAGAGATTTTCTTAAGAATCATAAGTACAGAGCAGAGTTCATTAGTCTTACGGTTATACAGTGAGAAGTCATTGGAAAACTGATATTGAGTGATCTCCCCTTTCAGCACTTTTAGGAATATTGAAAATCCACCATTGCTGATAAATCCATAGGTTGGTTGTGATTGATTAGGGCTATCCAGCATATAGGTAAGTGCTTGAGCCATGACTGATTCGATACTAAATGCTTGTCCTTTTGATTCAATTACTAGAACCCATAGTTTTTTGTGAATCACGAGTGTGTCAATCCGACCTTGATAGATGGTTTCTTCATTGTCATCAATATCTACCGATTCAATCTGAACGGGATATTCTGCTCTGATGTCGAAAGGCGGATCGTAAAAACTTGCCATTTCAAGCAAAGGTGCGATCGCGATTTGATTAACTAGTCCTTCGCTAATATGTCCATGATGGCGATGGTAAAGATAGCGCTCTTTTAATAGATCACAACGTTCTTTCTCAGCTTCGGTTAACTCTGGTAAATCTTCATACCATTCATTAAAAAAGCGATCGCTAATAGCTTGCTGTGCCGAAAACTTTGTTTCTACTTCTAGCAAACTATTAACATATTTAGAAATTGCTAATATCCTTACCATTACCTCTATCTCTTCTTGTTATATATCAATATTTTTGAGCTTATAGATTTGTACTGATAAGCATATTTGTAATATCAGAAAAAGCTTTCTTTAGTATGATTTCAGTTTTAAAGCTATAAATTCTTAATATCTATAAATATAAGTTTAACCTACAAATATTTTTTCTCTATGATATTTAAGAAAATCTTGGTCAGGATGAAATTTTTCAGGCATTTGGATCGGCTGATTGCGATAAACACCAAAGTTTTCTTTTATAGTCTTTTCTGACAAAAAATCTTTGATATAAGAACTTAAAATAATTTGATAATTTGAGTCAATAGTAATCAGTCCTTTATCAAATGCCTTATCTTGTGTGCTACTAAGGCAAAGTCCATTATGAGGATTTAGGCGATGCTCTGGATATTGGCTCCAAGGCAGAATATGACTAGCAACCAAAAGTGTTGCAATAGGATTTCCAGTAATACAACAACGTCCATAGTAATTACTTATTACAGTTTCTCGAAAGAATTTTTGACCGATACGGACTTTGACTGTAGCTTCAGATTCAGTTGATATTGAAGTGTTTTTATTAGCTAGTTTTTGTGAAAATATTTGAGGCTGAGTAGATTCTAATTCTGTTATATTGCTGTCAAATAACAACTGAAACTTTTCTTCGCTTTCATAGCCAAGAACCTCCCAATTCTCATTAAATTCTTTCCATATTTCTCTATCTGCTTTACTTGCTCCTTGTAGCCCCTTAATACCTCTTGCTTGCAAACTTGTATCAAGTGAGGCAAAATTAACAAGCTTCATGGCTAAACTACTTGGGGTTCTATCTATCTTTCGTGAGACCTCAATAATTATAGGTGTACGATGATGAAGCTGACCAAATGAGAGTTTGCAATATAAGTTCATTGCAATAATAAGTTCATCCCTTGACCATCTTCTACGCTCGGACATATTTACCTAATAAAATACAAAATGAGATAACAAACTGAATATTAGGGATTTCAATTTTACTTGTCTAGCAGATTTTTCACTGCTTCTTGAATATTTTCTTGTTTGATTAAAGACTCACCTACTAGTACTGCGATTGCACCACAATTTTGCACAAAATCTAAATCTTGACGGGTATAAATACCAGACTCGCTTACCCAGAGATATTTATTTCTAGTTTCTGGATCTAGTCTATCCATTAAAACTTTGGTCTGCTCAAGCTCGACGACAAAATTTTCTAAATTGCGATTGTTAATCCCGATTAAGCGCACATCAGGAATTCGCAAAACCCGATCTAATTCCTCTTGAGTATGTACCTCAACTAGAGCCGTCATTCCCAACTGATGAATTAATGCTTGTAACTCAGTCAAATCGGCATCAGTGAGAATAGCTGCAATTAGTAAAACAGCATCCGCACCATGCGATCGCCCCCAATAGATTTGATAGGGGTCAATAATAAATTCTTTGCAAAGTAACGGTAAATCAACAACTTGGCGTACTAATTGCAGATTTTCAAAACCACCTTGGAAAAACTCTGAGTCGGTCAATACCGAAAGACAACTTGCGCCACCAATTTCATAGGCTTTCGCGATTGCTTGCGGATCAAAATCTTCACGAAATACGCCTTTGCTGGGCGATGCTTTTTTGACCTCAGCGATCAAGGCAGGCTGGGTACGGGAATTTTGTAAACTGCCATAAAAGTCTCTCGCTGGTGGCACATTTGCCAGTTTAGCTTTCACCGCATCTAGTGACTCGCTGGCATACATTTGAGCCACCTCTCGCTCCTTTTGCCAGACAATTTTTTCTAAGATATTTTGGGGCGCATCAGTGATAGGGGCGATCGCATAACCTTTGTGTTGGGCAAATTCAGACTGGCGGCGTACTTGCATGGACGGAAATAGCTCTTACGGTGAAAGGACACAATTTTTAGCATAAAGCAATTTATGGAAAACCTAATCTAGACAGCACTTTTGTAAATAGCTTTATAAATAATGAAGTTTCTTTATAAGCAAAGAGGTCATTTTTCGGTATATTTGCCTGTGTAATCTGAGTTGAGCATAGTTTTTATGAGCGCGATCGCAAACTCTAACCAACCCGAAGACAAGCCAAAGACTTCGCGAGTTCAAGCTTATTGGCGAAATATCCCTTGGAAAAAGTTAACTAGTTTGGTAATGGCGATCGCCCTGTGCTTTTACCTCACAGCTTGCGGTGGTGATAATAAACCCGTGAGCAAAGCCCCCGTCAAAAAAATTGAGACTGTCGCTACGAACATTGTCGAAGTTTCACCACCTACCGAGATTCAGCGTTTAAGTCGGCTTCTAGAGCGCTACGAGCCACAGGTAAGCATAGTTAGCCCTAAACCTGATGAGGTACTTAATAGTGACCAAGTAGCGGTGAAATTTGACGTTAAAAATTTGCCGATTTTCAAAAATGCTGACTTTGGTTTAGGTCCCCATATCCATGTGACCTTAGATAACCAAGAATACAAAGCGCTTTACGATCTCAACCAAACCACAACCTTTGAGAATCTCTCTCCTGGAACCCATACAATTCGTGCTTTTGCCTCTCGTCCTTGGCATGAAAGTTTTAAAAACAAAGGAGCCTATGCACAGGTTTCCTTTAATGTCTTAACGAAGACTGGCGAAAATACTCCCGATGCCAAAACACCCCTGCTTACCTATAGTCGTCCTGTCGGAACCTACGGTGCAGAGCCAGTAATGTTGGACTTCTACCTCCAAAATGCGCCTTTACATTTACTTGACAAGGATGAACCAACTATTGATGACTGGCAAGTACGCGCCACGATTAATGGTCAAAGCTTTACCTTCGATCGCTGGGAGCCAATTTATTTAAAGGGTCTGAAGTCTGGTAAAAACTGGGTGAAGTTGGAACTTCTCGAAGATGATGGCGATACAATTCCCAATGTGTTTAATAGCACTGCCCATGTGATCAACTTCCAGCCCAATGGTACTGATACCCTCTCCCGTCTAGTGCGTGGTGAAAAGATTGCCAATATCGAAGCGATCGTTAATCCTAACTATGTACCACCAACCCCTGAACCAACTCCTACCCCTGTTGTCGTAACTCCTGTCCCTGCCGTAACTCCTGCTAAGGTTGAAGCAACACCACAGCCTGTGTCACCTGCTCCGACAGCCACACCTCAAGCCGCAGTTAAGACAGAAGAAGTAAAACCTGCGGATAAAGCGCCAGCTTCGGTAGTACCTGTGGTTCCTGTAGTAGTGCCTGTAGTCCCTGCACCAGTTGTTCCTGTTACTCCCGCTCCTATCAAAGTAACGCCGATCGCTC from Pseudanabaena sp. Chao 1811 encodes the following:
- a CDS encoding HNH endonuclease; translation: MSERRRWSRDELIIAMNLYCKLSFGQLHHRTPIIIEVSRKIDRTPSSLAMKLVNFASLDTSLQARGIKGLQGASKADREIWKEFNENWEVLGYESEEKFQLLFDSNITELESTQPQIFSQKLANKNTSISTESEATVKVRIGQKFFRETVISNYYGRCCITGNPIATLLVASHILPWSQYPEHRLNPHNGLCLSSTQDKAFDKGLITIDSNYQIILSSYIKDFLSEKTIKENFGVYRNQPIQMPEKFHPDQDFLKYHREKIFVG
- the trpC gene encoding indole-3-glycerol phosphate synthase TrpC, with the translated sequence MQVRRQSEFAQHKGYAIAPITDAPQNILEKIVWQKEREVAQMYASESLDAVKAKLANVPPARDFYGSLQNSRTQPALIAEVKKASPSKGVFREDFDPQAIAKAYEIGGASCLSVLTDSEFFQGGFENLQLVRQVVDLPLLCKEFIIDPYQIYWGRSHGADAVLLIAAILTDADLTELQALIHQLGMTALVEVHTQEELDRVLRIPDVRLIGINNRNLENFVVELEQTKVLMDRLDPETRNKYLWVSESGIYTRQDLDFVQNCGAIAVLVGESLIKQENIQEAVKNLLDK